In the genome of Streptomyces sp. V2I9, one region contains:
- the ccsB gene encoding c-type cytochrome biogenesis protein CcsB has protein sequence MNLAAATNENLANASNVLIYSSMAVYTLAFFAHIAEWVFGSRSKVGRTAAALSAPAANAGAGTGAAVTGKAQAGGTAVLERPEVVTRSATGTRDVPDGPGAAGGTFKGDLWGRIAVSLTVVAFLVEAGGVATRALSVERAPWANMYEFSITFSTVAVGSYLVLLALKKNVRWIGLPLVTTVLLDLGIAVTTLYTDSDQLVPALHSYWLWIHVSTAILCGAVFYLGAVGTILYLFRDSYENKLASGGTPGKFASSVMERLPSAASLDTFSYRINAAVFPLWTFTIIAGAIWAGDAWGRYWGWDPKEVWSFITWVAYAAYLHARATAGWKGRKAAYLALVAFACWLFNYYGVNIFVSGLHSYAGV, from the coding sequence GTGAATCTCGCCGCCGCAACGAACGAGAACCTGGCGAACGCCAGCAACGTGCTGATCTATTCGTCGATGGCCGTCTACACCCTGGCCTTCTTCGCGCACATCGCCGAGTGGGTCTTCGGCAGCCGCAGCAAGGTCGGCCGCACGGCCGCCGCGCTGTCCGCCCCCGCGGCGAACGCCGGGGCCGGTACGGGAGCCGCCGTCACCGGGAAGGCGCAGGCCGGCGGCACCGCCGTGCTGGAGCGGCCCGAGGTCGTCACCCGCTCCGCGACCGGGACGCGTGACGTGCCCGACGGGCCGGGGGCGGCCGGCGGGACGTTCAAGGGCGACCTGTGGGGCCGGATCGCGGTCTCGCTGACCGTGGTCGCCTTCCTCGTCGAGGCGGGCGGCGTCGCCACCCGCGCGCTGTCCGTGGAGCGGGCCCCCTGGGCCAACATGTACGAGTTCTCCATCACCTTCTCCACGGTGGCGGTCGGCTCCTACCTGGTGCTGCTCGCGCTGAAGAAGAACGTCCGCTGGATCGGCCTCCCGCTGGTCACCACGGTCCTGCTGGACCTCGGCATCGCGGTCACCACGCTCTACACCGACAGCGACCAGCTGGTGCCCGCCCTGCACTCGTACTGGCTGTGGATCCACGTCTCCACCGCGATCCTGTGCGGCGCGGTCTTCTACCTCGGCGCGGTCGGCACGATCCTCTACCTGTTCCGCGACAGCTACGAGAACAAGCTCGCCTCCGGCGGCACGCCCGGGAAGTTCGCGTCCTCGGTGATGGAGCGGCTGCCCTCGGCCGCCTCGCTGGACACGTTCTCGTACCGGATCAACGCGGCCGTCTTCCCGCTGTGGACGTTCACGATCATCGCGGGCGCGATCTGGGCGGGCGACGCCTGGGGCCGCTACTGGGGCTGGGACCCCAAGGAGGTCTGGTCCTTCATCACCTGGGTCGCCTACGCCGCCTACCTGCACGCCCGCGCCACCGCCGGCTGGAAGGGCCGCAAGGCCGCCTACCTCGCCCTCGTCGCCTTCGCCTGCTGGCTGTTCAACTACTACGGCGTGAACATCTTCGTCTCCGGCCTGCACTCCTACGCGGGGGTCTGA
- a CDS encoding cytochrome c biogenesis protein ResB, whose translation MSKANSTGTRQRADEDGEARAAAPGPDGSAHGAAGERLSTAPREERETGAGVPAMGVIGWVRWFWRQLTSMRVALILLFLLSLGAIPGSLIPQNSVDDVKVQAFKDQHTTLTPIYEKLQLFDVYSSVWFSAIYILLFVSLIGCIVPRTGQFVGQLRSRPPGAPKRLTRLPAYTIWRTEAGPDEVRAAALAVLRKRRFRAHEAGDAIAAEKGYLREAGNLIFHIALIVMLVAFACGQLFKSEGGKLVVEGDGFSNTLTQYDNIKYGSLYDSESLAPFSFVLDDFVGTYEKSGPQRGTPRTFEARVTYAEGADGAERKGVIKVNEPLVVDGTKVYLIAHGYAPVVTVRDGKGKVVSRSAVPLLPIDNNITSSGAIKVMDGYKDENGEKTQLGFKAFFVPTFAGHGKGQMFSQFPALDFPVLALSAYHGSLGVDSGLAQNVYQLDTSKMKEFTDEKGELLKKMLMPGEKLDLPDGGSITYEGTEEWASFQISQQPGNGWALGGAVAAITGLAGSLFIQRRRVWVRAVRGADGVTVVEMAGLGRSESARLPEELGELSAALVTTAPVAPAAPEKPDLDGKPDTPDTPAAPGATNEAGSRPVHPAEAPAEGAEK comes from the coding sequence ATGAGCAAGGCGAACAGCACGGGGACGCGGCAGCGCGCGGACGAGGACGGGGAGGCGCGCGCCGCTGCCCCCGGCCCGGACGGCTCCGCCCACGGCGCGGCCGGTGAGCGGCTCTCCACCGCCCCCCGCGAGGAGCGCGAGACCGGGGCGGGCGTGCCCGCGATGGGTGTGATCGGCTGGGTCCGCTGGTTCTGGCGTCAGCTCACCTCGATGCGGGTGGCGCTGATCCTGCTCTTCCTGCTCTCCCTCGGCGCGATTCCGGGGTCGCTGATCCCGCAGAACAGCGTCGACGACGTGAAGGTGCAGGCCTTCAAGGACCAGCACACCACCCTCACCCCGATCTACGAGAAGCTCCAGCTCTTCGACGTCTACAGCTCGGTGTGGTTCTCCGCGATCTACATCCTGCTGTTCGTCTCGCTCATCGGGTGCATCGTGCCGCGCACCGGCCAGTTCGTCGGCCAGCTCCGCAGCCGCCCGCCCGGTGCGCCGAAGCGGCTCACGCGGCTGCCCGCGTACACCATCTGGCGCACCGAGGCCGGGCCCGACGAGGTGCGCGCGGCGGCCCTCGCGGTCCTGCGCAAGCGGCGCTTCCGGGCGCACGAGGCGGGCGACGCGATCGCCGCCGAGAAGGGCTACCTCCGCGAGGCGGGGAACCTGATCTTCCACATCGCCCTGATCGTGATGCTGGTGGCCTTCGCCTGCGGGCAGCTCTTCAAGTCCGAGGGCGGCAAGCTGGTCGTCGAGGGCGACGGCTTCTCCAACACGCTCACCCAGTACGACAACATCAAGTACGGCTCGCTCTACGACTCCGAGTCGCTGGCCCCGTTCAGCTTCGTGCTGGACGACTTCGTCGGCACGTACGAGAAGAGCGGCCCGCAGCGCGGCACCCCGCGCACCTTCGAGGCACGGGTGACGTACGCGGAGGGGGCCGACGGCGCGGAGCGCAAGGGCGTCATCAAGGTCAACGAACCGCTCGTCGTGGACGGCACCAAGGTCTATCTGATCGCCCACGGCTACGCCCCCGTCGTCACCGTCCGGGACGGCAAGGGGAAGGTCGTCTCGCGGTCAGCCGTGCCGCTGCTGCCGATCGACAACAACATCACCTCGTCCGGCGCCATCAAGGTGATGGACGGCTACAAGGACGAGAACGGTGAGAAGACCCAGCTGGGCTTCAAGGCGTTCTTCGTGCCGACCTTCGCCGGTCACGGCAAGGGCCAGATGTTCTCGCAGTTCCCCGCCCTGGACTTCCCCGTGCTGGCGCTCAGCGCCTACCACGGCTCCCTCGGCGTGGACTCCGGGCTCGCGCAGAACGTCTACCAGCTCGACACGTCCAAGATGAAGGAGTTCACCGACGAGAAGGGCGAGCTCCTCAAGAAGATGCTGATGCCCGGCGAGAAGCTGGACCTGCCGGACGGCGGTTCCATCACCTACGAGGGCACCGAGGAGTGGGCGAGCTTCCAGATCTCGCAGCAGCCGGGCAACGGCTGGGCGCTCGGCGGAGCGGTCGCCGCCATCACCGGGCTCGCCGGTTCGCTGTTCATCCAGCGCCGCCGCGTGTGGGTGCGGGCGGTCCGGGGCGCGGACGGCGTCACGGTCGTGGAGATGGCGGGCCTCGGCCGCAGCGAGTCCGCGCGGCTCCCCGAGGAGCTGGGCGAGCTGTCGGCCGCCCTCGTCACCACGGCCCCCGTCGCCCCCGCCGCGCCGGAGAAGCCGGACCTCGACGGGAAGCCCGACACCCCGGACACGCCGGCCGCGCCCGGCGCCACCAACGAGGCCGGGAGCCGGCCCGTACACCCTGCCGAAGCACCTGCCGAAGGGGCTGAGAAGTGA